aaaagtaaaacaaatgacaaaatttatttgaatttaagcATTTTATGATCGTATAATAAGCTTAAATTGGGGTTTTATGGTAAAACTGACATGCATTTTGCAATAATATCGGAAGGGGATGAATTAAATGATGGTtgcaaggaaaaaatattactttttttagcaCAGAAATTTACATCAATTAATATTACCTCCacactaaattattaattagtaaaattgATCAACGACAGATTTCAGTGTTCCCTGATTTGATCctatatttccatttattaaggATGCGGGTGTAATAAGCTCCATTCCATTGATAGGATTATGGAGTTCTATGAAGACTCGTTAGCGTCTGGAACAACACGTTGGCGGCAGTATAACGGCAAAACTCAATAATTATGACTGATATCATTCTGAAATGTGACAAATCCAAaccaatgtttttattattagaaaatgagGTCACgaagtaatttgaattattttgccAGAAATTTGACTTTCTCTTAGTGTTTTATATTTGAGATCTTGTCAGGTTTTTACTGAATAGAGGGTACACTAGTATATaatcttgtacatcaaacaggaATTGTGTAACTCAATATGTGGAGCATCAGTAGGAATGAATGGCGGCTCTTCGAATAGAACTCTTCTTCCTTTACCAAGCTTGCTTCTTTGAATGTGATCCTCTGTCCACAGTGCTAAGGATATCAGTACTTTGATTTTTTCAGATAGTGGGATATTCAAAAatcgttgatttttttttttttttttaatttcagtgaatttttattattatagccAAGAAATGATCTCTTCATCTTATTTTGTCTAACACACAACAACTGTTGATAACCCCCTATTCTAACGTCaatctttattgttatttatgtaaTCCTTTATAACTTACATTAGCCCTCCGGCACTTTCCTTTAGATCCAAACGCAAATAATTCCCTGGGCTGTTAAGCCACCCCTACACGAAAGTGgatattttagcaatttttacCAAGGTATCTCATATGTGTAAGTTAATAATCTAAAATACTAGTTGGGGAAaatgatattacattttttagactctagaggataaattatttcttaattaataaattattataatatatacatgcaattttatagataaaataaggCATTTTCATCTTTAACTTCCATATTCAAAGTTGTCGTTAGGGTAGATAAATAATAGAAAcgattaaaatgtttttataaaacctCGATAATTATtccacaattttataataactcagaaactgaTGAAGTataatcccaaaaaattaaaaacaggaagtaaataataacttaaGAAGTTAAGAAGATACTCacaaatatatgataaaaacaagatatcacaaagatattttaatttttgcggTAGATAAAAGCCCCAGATAAGTAATTAAAGGCAACAAGAACAAATATTGAAGTAATTGAAAGATAAAGATGAATATTAATAGCTGTCAAGCTAGAAGACTTTTTATTATACTTGTCAGATTGAAACGTCTTATAtgataaaatcctttttaacgACTTATCCGAATATCATTGAATGTATTTAAAGCCCATTTTCATTTAATGTCATCATTGATTTGCAAAtatagtacatatgtataagtcCTGAGTTggatgatttaaaatacttaaaagtcttgttaaaagtattatttaactcaataacgtttctttatagaaatagtAGTACGTAATACATTTATAACAAAAGAAGTAACTTAtttaattagacaataaatggataaaactactcacaaattttaataagtttttattttatttttttaggtcatAATCATACTTGGTGTgctcattcataaataaaagaaacaaacagcCAAgttcaaaacaaacaaaacaaaacaaggtATGGCAGACTTTAAGCTGGGTCCTATCGAGGATGATGAGAGTAGACCTTTCTCTgaagaagaggatgaagaagaagaagaggaggacGATGAGATCAGTAGCACTTCTTTACATCACACTCTGGGTAACAAAAATATACGACATTACAAGAAAGACTCCCGCTATCTCCTTGATCTCTACACCCTCACCTTTGAAGAGGGCCAGACACTAGAGAAAATGAAGACGACCAATTACCTCAACAGGTTTGAGAATTCTCACCCCCATCACCACCATCGCAATGGAGGGCCTGGTgatcataatattaattacaatcTGGGATCCTCGGCTTCTTCTTCCGGTCCCGTGTCTCTTCAAGTGGACCCCAGGCAAAACTTTCACATATCTTCTCTGCCCCTTCTTGAAACGAATCTCCACAAGATTTTGGCAAGGAAGATCCATGATTTTGAGGATATTTCCTTTCAGAAAACGAAGCTTTTAACTAAGGTAAAATCATAGTTATGGCTTCTTGAGGTGTGAAAATGTCATAAGACACGCgacaattaatttgtttttgtagatCCAAGGACCTGTAATCTACGAATCTGTAGaaacattttatgtttgtattagGGATCTTATCATATCTAAATGCCAAGTGTTGAAACAAACGCCACAAGATCAATAATTTGTCTAAATTAGTAATCTACGCAACAGTTTATTGGTTCGCTAGTGGTTTTTTATAGACTTGAATATTAGGTACAAAATAACTAACTACATACTCCAAAATTTTACCCTTAAAAAGGTGAATTTTGCAAAGAGATACATCTTGTGAAGGAAAAGTTTCCACAAAGCCAAAAATATCTCCTCAAATTAACCGTTCATGATACACCACTTTGTTTATAGATTTGGtccttattaaatattcttccctattttgaaaaatcaaagctGAGTGTATTTAttgttactattttatttagtaaattttgtCAGCAGACATGTCGTCCCTCAACtttagcatattttttatagtattatccAGGTACATtactagctttcatcatttgaggGCAGATGCCTTTTCCCAAAAATTGATCAACGCCATTATATAATTACtcatttataaatagatgtattattatatatatatactagccaGAGAGTGCCTGCATTGCAAGCTGAATaaaggaatagaaacaaagaatgaagttAGAAGAGAAGATACAGacggagaagaagaagagaggagagagatatagaaaaatataagagTTAAAATTTCGGTCAAGAACATTCTCTTATTGACCTCGGTGGTCCAAAAATATAGTAtaggaacatgcttggttattttatgcgtctacttgctaaattacAAACTGATATTttcgaccattttggattccatttGTGAAaccaccaaaaataaaattataaatatatatacgattttctaaaaaatcggAAACTTATAGGGGCTCAAGCagatatttattgttaatttatggaatttgatttttttttaatagataacagttattattttttcttcaatctaCAGGCTTATTATCAACTCTTGAGAGACTTAAATGAAAACGATAACGTACCAAAGAATCTCATTCCGTCCTCATTGCCAACTACAGGAAATCCAGCAGCAAAAAAAACCCTATCCCACGACATACGAATCCCCTGGCAGACCCTTATAGGATCTGACTCCAAAGAGCTAAAACGTATTGTCAACGGTTTAACCAATTCAGCACAAGCTTTAAATGAGTACCTGATGGAGCTTCTTATAGAGAGAGATGATTTGACAGCCAAACAGGATTCTATGTTGGGAGAGATTGGAGAAATGACGGATGATTTGTTATAAGGGTAAAAGTGTATTCAATATCAATGggagattttaatttaattttcctttctttttttatttttagtttaaaaaatcatgGGTTTTTTCTACGTTGatctgttctttatttttttacatacgataatatatttaaacaagcAAATTTCATTATATCTATTATGTCCTaacaaattgttatattttttttcttgttataacTCTACATaggcttaaaaaagaaaagaaataacatacataaaaatatatattatattcactATTTCATCTtgtgacaatttttattttcatataatatttttgattgatttatctTGCTTATTTTacgtttatttactttttatacttattagttTGGGTGTTTTCAACTTAAGATGGATTGATAGAACTATAGCACATAAGTCCACTTTACAGGGGTTGTATTGGTCCCAAAATTGTGACATCCTGTCGGCTTGCGTCCTATACTTTAAGGACGCGTCCAAATCAGAcgttaaaaccattttttgaacAATCTTTTATAAATGACGTGTTCAAAGATATATAACAGTAACGttgttataaatcatttttccaaattttaataaatcagatttatacttcaattaggcctaaattaagaataaaatcaaaaatattcgcATGTTTTAAAGATACGTGATGTTTTAGTTAACTAGTTCCAATGGTAAAGTGAGATACTTTtctctaattttaattaaaattatgccATGTCCTTATAAATGTATGACGTTTTCCATGGACAAATAACAGTGAGCAGAGATAAGCCTGGAATTGACATGGGACAAGAATGACTACAAGTCCCATATTGTGGAGCGATACAACCCAAACAATTACAACAACTCATGCCAATCATTAATACTTTCTTCAAACACCATTTTCTTCCTTCTTTATTCctgataaatatacaaaattgttaCATCTGCATTTTTaggttatattaatttaaaaaagagcaGATGTACCCtttcttcaatataaatattatcattactGGAATAGCTTTTCCCGGCATTGTCCGGGgcattaagaaatttaaattatttgagaactcttctgcttaatataaaacacaaaataaaaaccgtaaaattttaaggattATTCTGGTTTTGGTTGTATGAGTATACTAGTATCTTTGCATTATATACGCATTTTGCTTTCATGCAATGTGGAAGTAATTGCTTTATTGTGGGGCTGggtaaaaaatactaaatttagcAACAATGTTCTGCAGCAACAGGCATGACTCAAGACATGGAAATACGACGTTCCCACATATTCcaaataaatgatttgaatttatcACGGTTTTGctttggttttttttgcaaacattcttaatcttttttcttttttttgacatcaTGAGGTTAGATAAAAGCTTTTTGCAGAAACTTATTGAAAAATGGGAATTGGGTTCTGGCTTTTGCATAAGCAAAGAGAAAATTGTGATCTTGTCTTAGGTTAACGATGGAGCAGAAAGAGGGCTGAAGATAGCGCAAGACATTTTGGGGCAGGCTAGAAAAGAGGAATACTTACATAACCTCCTTCAAGTCGTTGAGAATGATAGATATTCCCTTCCAAATCAAAgcaacagaaaacaacaaaaaagtagttggtatttaaaaattgacagatgatcaatttatatgtttaaagtagttaataatttatttataattttatattgttatatgaAGATGATAATgagtaaaaagtaaataactaaaacgaaaaactttttttttttaatcctctaTTCtcaagtaaaatttaaaaatgttttctttattgCTTGCTATAATCAAGAAAAGATGAATGgcaaaagaaaattatgaagCAATATAATCTTCCCTagatcattaaaatttttaactttaatccatcttttaaaaaaaacgcattataaaaaaggttttcttcATTAGTGTTTAGACATTGGAATTAttcatgatataaatattacctaaatttgctaaaatgttatatttgtattctactTGTCTAGCTGCATTATCAAAATTACGGTACATCGATTCTGATAATGTTTGGGGAACTACAAGACCCTAGtataccccccaaaaaaaactaGTTTGTAGCAAAGTTTTTTAAAGTGTGGGGTTGAAAAATTCATTGGCTCTTAATGTTTGACTCAAATAAGAAGGTTCACTATTTATCTAAATGGAAAAAGTATACTTTAAAGTTAGTGAACAAAACACTCACaaacaataaatgaatgttttttccaTTAACTTTAATGGAAAAATGGTCTTCTAACAGCTCACTCATCTGGCAACAACCATTCTGATTTTGCTTCCAAATTATGGTCTTCCTTCAACTTTCCTTTAAGTCCCTATAAAACCTAACGCAAGTACTTAGCTTGGATGTTTAAACTCCCCCTCCCAACATTAAAATGGAACTCTAATTTCCCTTAATAGTTGCTACATAAGATACTATAGCAtcagttaataaatttattctttatttaacattataataGATACTATCAAATTCATAATCTTAAGTaatagttatagaaaaaaatatcaaactttgcAGTCTGTagataatagttaatttataaatgaattagtCATTATCAAACATTACATGCTCTATAATGAATGAGACATCTCTCACTCCCTTCCATCTTcccctttttaatatttattgttgggTTAGATAAATAGTTagaatgcataaaaatattattttaaatctccatatataaataatttcaaaaaaaaaattatagctctgatactaacaatttaaaattctacataagaaaatgattaaaaatatgatacaccaaagatacaaaaaagataattttgccTCATGACGAGAAACATTGCTAGCTTTTATCATTTGGGGAACTTGAGCCTTTCCCCGTCCACCCCATcgacgaaaaaataaaaagtaactaGCGACTCCTTTGCTTTGGAGTACATAATTACTTCATAGAATTAACAGAgtctttaatagaaaatttcatattttattattttagaagagaaaatttttgatttcacttattttctagaaaattttgTACCACTTTTCTCTTATTGTGGACTATCAATACTCATCGCATGTGAAACTTAAAATTTGGAACATATATGAAGAGATTTAATAgagacaaaatttaaaatctgccacacataattttttatatagtaaataagaagaacatattttttatatgtaagttGCGTACAgccaatgaaataaatattaacatttttttgaagtatcttCCATTAAATATTAGACACATTCATAGACCTCAAAATGTGATTTGTATAGTTTTTTGTCCCTTTTTCAAGAATGTCATCAATACTGTGCTGGTTACAAATGTAAATGGGTCATTTCATGATAAATCTTAACGAGAAAACagattgtaataaaattaacaatggATTTATACATCGTCTAAAAAGTCCCAGGCTTAACATTTAGATGGTGTAATTTATAATTCACATCATGTTCAGTTATTACCAACCTCCAAAAGAGAGCTgtacaaatttaataacaatatgttctttagtttttttgttattgtgcttagtgtgacgctacttttggtAGCGCTAAAACAacggatcaaaaacaatttagtgTTTCAATTTGACACTTCTTCTTTAAgcgaaaaaatacaatttaagcTAATCAATGGTTTGAAAAGTGGTTTCCACtcaataaagcaaaattttgaataaaaacaacatgTTATGTTGGAACATCTATGACGTAAGTACCCAACATCTGAGCTAGAATAGCTCCTCCCTCCGCCttacccccaaaaaatatcCTGCAGACGTTCCTTTAAATCCACGTGATTTACTCATTTgtgtcttaaattttttgtcaaaaagtattaaaatacggatatcaattttctttaatcagtttctaatttttttttaaactgcagaGTGGAAAACTCATGGAATtagtatgatttataaaaaaaaattacttaatttacgtagtattttttgttcatttagtatattttcataaaataagggCATGTtcgattaaactttttttttactatttaaataaagctatgatttataaataaacgtcACAACTCATATTTCTTCGGGTGTGAAAGGATGGGTTAGTTACGCCAATCtttaggtttttttcttttttaaataataaaggatcCACCTTTATATAGTTAAAGGTTATACAAAATCCTAAACCAAATACCTGGAAAAATTTAaggtcaaaaactttttatttaatagatatttttttttaatttatcataagtTTTGTTAAGTTAACTGATAGCTTTTTAATGGTGTATTAAACTTGCCTATAATTGCTTTGGTTTACGATAAatcacaaatgaaatatttatgaaaatgctaatttttcatctttaaggCCTGAAAATATAGTGTTGGATTGACTTACACATCCAAAACTTTATTAACAAACTAGTCCTCTTTCAATAATATAGCATaccaaattttagtaaaaactgTTTTCTTgtgaaaatttatcttttaacgatccatttttattttgataaaattgtagTGATGTGTTAATTACGCCGATAAACATTAcctaatatgtttaaaatatctgtaaaaattgatgattttttttgggtatCCCCCTTagactaatatatatatctaccaATCAAATTTAAGCCATTTggagtaagtaaaaaaatatatcaacactCATTCATTGATGAATAGCTCATAAATATGTacgatgtacatacatacaaaattcaatcgatagaaagaaataaaaatagaccCCTACATTTATCTATTGAAAATGGATGAATACATTCTATAAATAGCTATTTAGAAGGATATACGAATATAACCATTTATATTTAGAGTAAATTAAAGTTAACaacaatttgtattataaaaaaatatatatgctgtcttagataaattaatttgaaccaCAGACAACCCGCCCcatgaataataagaaaaaaaatgaattgaactGTTTTACAGGTTCTTTGATATTTGAGTCCATTTGTGTGGtgttatccaaaaaattaggtttcattgaataaattagttttgaatgAACTCAAGGATGAACAATTGATGCAAGTATCGTCATAATCTGATTTTAaagatttacattattttttctatagcaAAAAGCATacttatatactttataatatcaAACAACAAagctaaaacttaaaaataaaatatcacaattaaatacatattaaatgttgTCGAGTTAGTGCAAAAAGTGACGCA
The genomic region above belongs to Lepeophtheirus salmonis chromosome 8, UVic_Lsal_1.4, whole genome shotgun sequence and contains:
- the LOC121123061 gene encoding uncharacterized protein, which gives rise to MADFKLGPIEDDESRPFSEEEDEEEEEEDDEISSTSLHHTLGNKNIRHYKKDSRYLLDLYTLTFEEGQTLEKMKTTNYLNRFENSHPHHHHRNGGPGDHNINYNLGSSASSSGPVSLQVDPRQNFHISSLPLLETNLHKILARKIHDFEDISFQKTKLLTKAYYQLLRDLNENDNVPKNLIPSSLPTTGNPAAKKTLSHDIRIPWQTLIGSDSKELKRIVNGLTNSAQALNEYLMELLIERDDLTAKQDSMLGEIGEMTDDLL